The proteins below come from a single Chloroflexota bacterium genomic window:
- a CDS encoding tetratricopeptide repeat protein, whose protein sequence is MLKLSQVAPHEWEFVYPDIYDDLMDEFYRGCELYGEGDFDGAERVFEAVVAQMPDHLDAIHHLALVISERNSVDRSRDLWDQAVRIGRKAFPQDFQLGRDRLEWGWLENRPYLRCLHALALSRYEEGRTEEALRLYQELLCLNPNDNQGVRALAEHALFKLGRLEEALEITEQYRDDVMPETLYGRALALFKLGRRREATAALKEAVEYLPLVRKELLKTRHRLPRTAMPDRVTVGGADEAYYYWEDWGKFWEEDPEALEWLRAITGRTTKTHRGKGHQ, encoded by the coding sequence ATGCTGAAGCTATCTCAGGTGGCTCCGCACGAGTGGGAATTCGTATATCCGGACATATATGATGACCTTATGGACGAGTTCTACAGAGGATGCGAGCTTTATGGGGAAGGCGATTTCGATGGAGCCGAGAGGGTTTTCGAAGCGGTGGTTGCCCAGATGCCTGACCATTTGGATGCTATTCATCACCTGGCTCTAGTGATATCAGAACGGAATTCGGTTGACCGGTCTCGTGACCTCTGGGATCAGGCCGTTCGTATCGGTCGCAAGGCGTTTCCTCAAGATTTTCAGTTGGGCAGGGATCGCCTCGAATGGGGATGGTTGGAGAACAGGCCATATCTCCGATGCCTTCATGCGTTAGCTCTATCGAGATACGAGGAGGGTAGAACGGAAGAGGCTTTGAGACTATATCAAGAGCTACTCTGCTTGAACCCCAACGATAATCAGGGGGTTCGAGCCCTGGCCGAACACGCATTGTTCAAACTGGGAAGATTGGAGGAGGCTCTTGAGATTACAGAGCAGTACCGTGACGATGTAATGCCTGAGACCCTCTATGGGCGGGCGTTGGCTCTTTTCAAGCTGGGCAGAAGAAGAGAAGCAACTGCAGCGCTCAAGGAGGCCGTGGAATATTTGCCCTTGGTGCGCAAGGAGCTGTTGAAGACGAGACATCGCCTACCCAGGACAGCCATGCCGGACAGAGTCACCGTAGGCGGTGCTGACGAGGCTTATTATTATTGGGAAGATTGGGGGAAATTCTGGGAGGAAGACCCTGAAGCTCTTGAATGGCTAAGGGCGATAACAGGACGGACCACCAAGACTCACCGAGGCAAGGGGCATCAGTAG
- a CDS encoding ABC transporter substrate-binding protein — MRQQLKIAMAALMIVALLVATPLLGCGGGEEGKRVITIGTITDLTGPASPALIPLYMALQDLVRHINEDDPIPGVKLRVIAWDEKMDASRVIPGYEWSKVRGAKVIINPIDYVAAILKPFAERDKVPVFSLSASQPLIDPPGWVFCANSLMYQNVLTVAKWISDTWDYTNEGLPKIGCIALNASAGIESEKKLKEYCQNNPDKFEYVGGFLVSFASTTFGGQIDKLKSCDWICFPGTDGIGMSSFVRQFRAKGYTAKFFSQETLPSFWGLMVDSVGYETLDGWLCGCPAGWWGDTSPVVEMLKGLLQRYRSGQAQKIMHESHGYVGGGVQQYFMLQILRQAIEKVGAENFDGQAFYDTAVKFKLTMEGYPEWGYSATRRVCLDQMRIYKLSAEAEDLVPVSNLVPILQE; from the coding sequence ATGAGACAACAACTGAAGATAGCCATGGCCGCTCTCATGATTGTAGCTTTACTGGTAGCCACACCTTTGCTGGGTTGCGGGGGTGGGGAGGAAGGGAAGCGGGTGATAACCATAGGCACTATCACGGACCTTACAGGGCCTGCTTCGCCTGCGCTGATCCCCTTGTATATGGCCTTGCAGGATCTGGTCAGACATATCAACGAGGATGACCCCATCCCCGGCGTGAAACTAAGGGTTATCGCCTGGGATGAGAAGATGGACGCTTCACGGGTTATACCCGGTTATGAGTGGTCAAAGGTCCGAGGGGCGAAAGTTATTATCAATCCTATCGATTATGTTGCAGCGATACTGAAGCCCTTTGCTGAGAGGGACAAGGTGCCAGTGTTTTCATTGTCTGCTTCCCAGCCCCTGATTGATCCCCCTGGGTGGGTGTTCTGTGCCAATTCTCTTATGTATCAAAACGTTTTGACCGTGGCAAAATGGATCAGTGACACGTGGGACTATACCAATGAAGGGTTGCCAAAGATTGGTTGCATAGCTCTAAACGCTAGTGCGGGCATAGAGTCCGAGAAGAAACTGAAGGAGTATTGCCAGAACAACCCGGACAAGTTTGAGTACGTTGGCGGTTTTCTTGTTTCCTTTGCCAGTACAACTTTTGGTGGCCAAATAGATAAGCTGAAAAGCTGTGACTGGATATGTTTCCCCGGGACTGACGGCATAGGTATGTCTAGTTTTGTTAGGCAATTTCGTGCCAAGGGATACACGGCGAAATTTTTCAGCCAGGAGACTCTGCCTTCTTTCTGGGGCCTCATGGTGGACAGTGTAGGCTATGAAACTCTTGACGGATGGCTTTGTGGCTGCCCGGCTGGATGGTGGGGTGACACATCTCCTGTGGTCGAGATGCTCAAAGGTCTTCTGCAAAGGTACCGTTCCGGTCAAGCCCAGAAAATAATGCACGAAAGCCACGGGTATGTTGGTGGAGGCGTCCAGCAGTATTTCATGCTCCAGATTCTGCGGCAGGCAATAGAGAAGGTGGGCGCCGAAAACTTTGATGGGCAGGCATTTTACGATACGGCAGTCAAATTCAAGCTCACCATGGAAGGCTATCCGGAATGGGGCTACAGTGCGACTAGACGGGTTTGCCTGGATCAGATGAGGATATACAAGCTCAGCGCTGAGGCGGAGGATTTGGTACCCGTAAGCAATTTGGTGCCTATCCTACAGGAATAG